GCAGGCGGTATTGCTGGCCGTAGTGCATATCGCGCTCGTAGCGGTAACCGCTGGGATAGGGACGGGGAAAAGAAATCTTGATTACAAAAATGTTGGGAATATAGAAGATCTGCACATCGGATTCCTTGGTGTGATAGAGCCTTGCAATGGTTGCGGCGGATACATTTTTGGAAGCCTTCACCTGCTCGTACTCCCTCTCACCGTCGCAGAAGATTTCTAAAGTGACCCAAAACGGACCGGCGTTTTTGCTGCGGATATATTTTGTAACTTCTCTCAGCTTTGCCATGACCAATGCCTCCTTTTAATACACCTTATAATTGATGCGGACCAGCTCCAACGGGTCGTCCACATCCACCACATGGTGAAGAACAAATTCGTAAACAGGCCCGCGCGGCGTATCCACAGGGGAGAAGGGAAAGGCAAATGTTGGAAGCAGATCTTTTGCGCTCTGGTAGTTTTTGGGCAGATGCAGCAGATAGGGGTTGAAATCCTTGGCAATTCCCGTTGCAATTTCCTGTGTATCGGCGGTCACGGACAGCAGAAGGCCCACTTCCCTTGGAATAAAGTTTTCACCATCCGTCAGTGGAACCACAGCGTCATGGCCGAAGCAGCGCAAATCAAAGGAATAGGTGCTGCGGTCGAAACCGTGCTTGTCAAGAACGGCCTGCACATGGGAGCGCATGAAGCCGATCCAGCTGTCAAGGTCCCGCAGGATATCCCGATCCGCCACGCCGACAAGGGAGATGTTCTGATAGCCGGCCAGGCGCGAGCCCTCCAGTTTCATGGTATACTGGCCTGCGCGTTCAAAACGGCTGCCGGTCACACGGGTTGCCTGGGGCGTAAGCTGGGTGTATACAGCGTCGTCCGTGATAAAGGACCCGCCCGGCTCCGTCAGGCGGAAGGGATTTGTGTTCTCATAGAGCAGATGGGCGGAAACCGTATAAGGGGTGCAATGGGCGGCCGGGTCGGTAGGATAGACGGTAAAACCCTCGTGGTCCAGCTCCAGCATGACGCACACGCCGGCAGTATCCGTACACTGCGGCCCGCATTCCACCACCTTGGCGCCATGCCAGCAGGCCCCTTCATTCATTCCGTTCATCAGGCCAAAGGCGGCGATGACGCCGGTATCGGTGGCGCGCCCTCCAAGTACGATTTGCGCGCCGCTGCGATATGCCTCGATGAATGGCTCAGCCCCCATCAGGCCGACAATATTTTGGCAGCTGGCAAAGACATCCCGGGTGATCTCCGGCGCGCCGGGGAGCGCGTGGATTTTTCCCTCATCCCATTTCTTTTCCAGCACATGGGGATCCATCTGGGAAGAGATCGTTGCAATTTTTATATGGTAGCCGTGCTTTACAATGATTTGTTCCGCGATCTCGGCAAAGTGCGCAAGGGAGCTGTCTGTTCCACAGGTGCCGCAGCTGCCAATGAAAAGCGGGATATTGTGTTCGACCGCCGCAACAATGGAAAGCTCCAGGTCGTGCGCGATGGATTGCTCGGAATACTTGCACACGCCGTTTGCAAGATATGCGGGGCCGGAATCTGTGGAGCCGGCATCCATGGCGATACAGTCCGGATTCATCGCCATGCCCATTTCAAAGGCGTCGTCATGAATCCCGCCGCCGCAGGCACCCACGGGGACGAAAATTTTGCAGGAAGTCATGCTTGGTTCCTCCTTCTTATATTCAATGATTGTCGATATATCGGCAGGCCGCCAGAGCCGCCACCGCGCCGTCACTTGCCGCTGTGGTCAGCTGACGGACGGCCTTTTGCCTGCAATCACCCGCGACAAACAGGCCTTCTGTCTCTGTAAAGCAGCTCTCATCCGCAATATAATAACCGCGTTCATCAAGCTTTGCCACCGGGGAAAATTGCTCATTCTCAGGAACCAGGCCAACCGCCAGAAAGCAGCCGTCACAGGCGACCTCGCTGAGTCTCCCGTCCGTTTCGCTTTTCAGCGTCAGACCGGTGAGCTTCCCGCTTTCAACCTTGTACTGAGAGACAACTGTGGAATAAATAATTTTTACATTGGACCTGGACTCCAAAAGGTCGATGAGCTGCTGCTCGCCGGTGAGGAACGCCAAGTTCTGCACGATAAGCAGTTCAGCCGCAAGCTCCGACAGCATGACCGCCTCCTGAAGCGCTGAATTGCCTCCACCAATGATGGCCGCCTTTTTTCCGGCGTAGAGGTTTCCGTCACAGACGACACAGAAATGAACGCCGTTTCCGATCAATTCCCGTTCACCGGGCAGATCTAAGACGCGGTGCTTTACGCCGTTGGCAAGAATAACTGCCTTCGCTGAGTAGCACTCGCCCTCCTCGGTTGTGACGCTTTTGAAATCGCCTTCCTGCGCGACTGCCGTCACAGTTCCCAAGACAAACTCCGCGCCGTTTTCCATCGCTTGGTGCAAAAGGTCGTTTGCGAAATCGCTGCCTGCCATGGAAAGCCTGCCGGGGAAATTCTCCACCTTTGGGGAACTGGTGATCTGTCCTCCGAATTTTTCCTTTTCAATCACAAGCACGGTTTTGCCGCTTCTCCGCGCATAAACCGCAGCGGTCATGCCGGCAGGGCCGCTGCCAACGATGATCAGGTCATAATCCGGGCCGCCAAAAATAAACATGGTACAAGCCTCCTGATTGAATAATAGGTTGTTCTGCTTATATTGTACACAGCGGATGGCGATTGGTAAAATACCTAAAAATGCATTTTAACGATAGGTTTTTACCTATTGCGATGCGCGACAAGCCCTGCTATAATCAAAAAAGGGGGCAGGGTGCATATGAATGACCGTCAACTGCAATATATATTGGAGATCGCCAAGGAGGAAAATCTTACAGCCGCTGCGAAGAATCTATATGTTTCACAACCTTCTCTGTCCAATCTTCTTGAGCATGTGGAAAGCGAGCTGGGACTTAGATTGTTTGAGCGGAGACCGGGCTGTATGAAGCTTACCGCAGCGGGGGAGCGCTATGTTGCCGCCGCCCGGAAGATCATGGGGACTATGGCCCAGTTTGAGCGGGAATTGGTGGAAATTCAAGACGAGGAACGAGGCAGGCTTACCATAGGCTGCAGCCGCAAAAAGAGCGCTTCGATTTTCCCCTACATCGTTCCGCGGCTGCGAGAAAAGTATCCGCTGTACAAGTTTAACTTGGTAGAAGGTTCTATGGAAGCCCTGGCGGAAATGCTGACATCCGGGGAGATCGACGTTGCTTTCCTTTATAAGGATTTCAAGCTCAGCCACATCCAATCCTATACCTGCTCCAAAGAGGAGGTCTGCATCATTGCGCCAATCGATTTTTTCTCGGACAAGATTTGCCCCCAGGAAAACGGCATCGATATTCTTACAGACCTCTCTACTCTGGCAGATAAAGAATTTGTGCTTTTCAAAAAGGGGCTCAGCCTTCGTGCGCTGGCAGATGAAATTTTTCGGCGGTGCGGCATCTCTCCTGTGATTGCGTTGGAAACGGAAAGCTGGCAGACCTGTATTGCCATGGTGGAATGCGGCGCGTTTACACTGCTCCCCTTTTCTCCATTGGAGAATGAAATCTACCTTCGAAACAGGGGAGGGAAACTGCTATATAAGCCCCTGATTCCTGAGAAAAACTATTACCGCATTTTGCGCGCCTGCTATCGGGAGGAGCTTGTAGGAAGCCGTATCCTGCAGGACTTCCTTGCAATCTGCGCCGCCATGGAGCAGTCTTCCGCCCGCTTTGGTGACTGAATAGAAATTCTACATGTGGGACCTTCTGAAAATTTGTGAGAATAATTTAATACAAAAAAGGCGCAGCTTTAAGCTGCGCCTTTACATTGATCCTGCTCCTGTTGGACGCTGCGGTGATCAAGCTGTTGGACGGGATTGTCCAGTTTGCCCTTCAGCGCCGGGCAAAGCGCCGCGTCCGCTCATCCAGGCTGATTTTGGGCACTGGAGCCCCGGCTCACCAAGGCGGTTAAGATGAACAACACAGGGGAAAATATAAAGGGCGCCCCGGGGAGATCATTTCCCCGGGGCTTTCTTGTTACATATACATAATAATACAAATTTATAAAATAAACATGCCGAAAAGAGTAGTGTGTCCACGGTCATACCAACATGTTGCGCCGGACCTATGGCACGGCGGCGTTTTGCAGCGTAATGGACTTGCTTATCATGCTGCGGGAGACGCTTTTGGCCGCCGGAGAGCAAGAGGAGGCGGGCGGATCATAAAATCATCGGAAGAGCTGTCAGAAACTCCCTCCTCAAATGCTGAATTCCGCTATGCCCTCTCCGGCATAGGAGGAAAACCGCCCTATTTCTGAAAATGTGCCGCCATGCCCGCCCATGTGCCCCCCTGCATACTGGAATTATGACGGGCATAGCCCTGGATACAAAAGCTGGCAAGCTTGCCTTATGGCGCATGTATGATTCGAACTATATAAAATGGTGCGTCTCGGGTGTGGAGCCGCCGCTGCATGGCATATTGTATTCCTTGGTGTGGCGGGGAGGCAACTCCGCGGCCTTTATCGCAACGCAATCGTCCGCCATATCCAACGCCGTCTTTCTCATTTCATATAGGTGGACTGTTGATATGCCTGCTCCAACTCCTCCATGATCCGATTCTTTAATTCTCCCTGCAAGGTAATCGCAGGACGCTTCTGATCTCCTATGCTTATCAATGGCAGAGAAATCTTTAGCTGCCCGGCGTCCTTCCGGAGCAGAATGTTGGAAATTGTAAATCCGCCGCTCTCCACCTCCACATGAACGCTCCCTTTGGCGCTGGAGGGGGAAATTTTATTGATCTTGACCTCTATGTGATCCATTGTTCGCTCCTTCCGTATCTATTTTCCCCTCCCGTCCCGTCAAACGTTTGACGGGACGGGAGGGGGACGAGGCTCCGCGCCCTCTTGCTGGGGATCATTGTGCGCTGCGATACATAAAGGTTACGATTTGACCACGCGTGCAGTCCGCCTGCGGGCTGAATGTGGTGGTGGATGTGCCGTTGGTAATACCCTCGTTCACAGCCCAGGATACGGCGCTGGCATAGTAGGCGTCGACGGGGACATC
This window of the Dysosmobacter acutus genome carries:
- a CDS encoding DUF4387 domain-containing protein → MAKLREVTKYIRSKNAGPFWVTLEIFCDGEREYEQVKASKNVSAATIARLYHTKESDVQIFYIPNIFVIKISFPRPYPSGYRYERDMHYGQQYRLLAEVEL
- a CDS encoding acyclic terpene utilization AtuA family protein — encoded protein: MTSCKIFVPVGACGGGIHDDAFEMGMAMNPDCIAMDAGSTDSGPAYLANGVCKYSEQSIAHDLELSIVAAVEHNIPLFIGSCGTCGTDSSLAHFAEIAEQIIVKHGYHIKIATISSQMDPHVLEKKWDEGKIHALPGAPEITRDVFASCQNIVGLMGAEPFIEAYRSGAQIVLGGRATDTGVIAAFGLMNGMNEGACWHGAKVVECGPQCTDTAGVCVMLELDHEGFTVYPTDPAAHCTPYTVSAHLLYENTNPFRLTEPGGSFITDDAVYTQLTPQATRVTGSRFERAGQYTMKLEGSRLAGYQNISLVGVADRDILRDLDSWIGFMRSHVQAVLDKHGFDRSTYSFDLRCFGHDAVVPLTDGENFIPREVGLLLSVTADTQEIATGIAKDFNPYLLHLPKNYQSAKDLLPTFAFPFSPVDTPRGPVYEFVLHHVVDVDDPLELVRINYKVY
- a CDS encoding NAD(P)/FAD-dependent oxidoreductase, with protein sequence MFIFGGPDYDLIIVGSGPAGMTAAVYARRSGKTVLVIEKEKFGGQITSSPKVENFPGRLSMAGSDFANDLLHQAMENGAEFVLGTVTAVAQEGDFKSVTTEEGECYSAKAVILANGVKHRVLDLPGERELIGNGVHFCVVCDGNLYAGKKAAIIGGGNSALQEAVMLSELAAELLIVQNLAFLTGEQQLIDLLESRSNVKIIYSTVVSQYKVESGKLTGLTLKSETDGRLSEVACDGCFLAVGLVPENEQFSPVAKLDERGYYIADESCFTETEGLFVAGDCRQKAVRQLTTAASDGAVAALAACRYIDNH
- a CDS encoding LysR family transcriptional regulator; translated protein: MNDRQLQYILEIAKEENLTAAAKNLYVSQPSLSNLLEHVESELGLRLFERRPGCMKLTAAGERYVAAARKIMGTMAQFERELVEIQDEERGRLTIGCSRKKSASIFPYIVPRLREKYPLYKFNLVEGSMEALAEMLTSGEIDVAFLYKDFKLSHIQSYTCSKEEVCIIAPIDFFSDKICPQENGIDILTDLSTLADKEFVLFKKGLSLRALADEIFRRCGISPVIALETESWQTCIAMVECGAFTLLPFSPLENEIYLRNRGGKLLYKPLIPEKNYYRILRACYREELVGSRILQDFLAICAAMEQSSARFGD